In the genome of Hydractinia symbiolongicarpus strain clone_291-10 chromosome 5, HSymV2.1, whole genome shotgun sequence, one region contains:
- the LOC130644471 gene encoding uncharacterized protein LOC130644471 — MSKDDENNGKAQQSQAKAENEVSPMHQSKVMSSELTNNNISPSLSTVYLPSCGIYINNVVTSHKHTILQFPDNSKILKHFPMLDKISQTTPKLLNHKMQYSLLTATKSVLELCHKLFEMEKKIKCLSKSWEDTTKMLDSIDVKKRNTEVSNSHFQVLSTTTKSSLDTLVNDIKDSLKLLEGIPADVFSPICYQKLFAQLKTKQGTNVMIYHCTSLIQYVTSLAEHVIKLQSSLLLCTDIDLTFATIVYKCYLLLLNIAAYKFKVSKLPGVNMQCSVTNNRKNLRKRYNFVFLNPGTCLHAVIDISKLSLNNYIQELAKTQSFSLAEKLSNASSNSVFKIVTINKHAETFTTNEQVKEIRYNGVLPETESLRYNPENCTKLLKKYYLKILSDVQHGFSQLLSEIMELNNNILRKNTHLLFKPTPFHDGISGFRKLGNKRLFCWETSIGPVQQEYIYDQYATTLWKTVKEKITTAYVSACMNCEKSYLNGQNNFKLRKAEKDLVRHVTAKLDSANVSHLFLEVLSVLSFNMSTIYNLQQWDAGLSKTMSVFLKDRFRYTDGDSGSASSQTVQHVLKFQFVLLKDQIADLKKEGQCSWKETGNNVVDLQNLLLQPLRTSCAFLNFCLFTKRKQFLSSASWEQFFVVSAVDINKIVYYGELTINAVEELLESEEENEFPEILNRWKTFEENSLKMMAKSIGCRSQSVWQQHMPSKKIWRRRGSSTLAYQASPYINVAIQSVFAPFMASLSCLSRDQSIDVICRCVQVFIKTWMEHILNEQIPFSRFGATQLDFDFLHFLRWFEQDCFDFSLEELSEIHDVPVIADMKSAILLLSCQPPSKRNIQDEQLLLSLNSASNNLASSTSAISQVSIGSLTGNQYDEIIQDVHLHDKERWLALRVKGGNLSKKGFLCVG, encoded by the exons ATGAGCAAAGATGATGAGAATAATGGGAAAGCACAGCAGTCACAAGCTAAAGCTGAAAATGAAGTATCACCAATGCACCAATCAAAAGTAATGTCTAGCGAgttaacaaataataatatatcacCTAGTTTAAGCACTGTCTACCTACCATCATGTGGCATATACATCAACAATGTTGTAACATCACATAAACATACTATTTTGCAATTTCCTGACAACAGCAAGATATTAAAACATTTCCCAATGCTTGATAAAATTTCTCAGACCACGCCTAAACTATTAAATCACAAGATGCAGTATAGCTTGTTGACTGCAACAAAATCTGTTTTGGAATTATGTCATAAGCTTTTTGAaatggagaaaaaaataaaatgtttgagTAAATCCTGGGAAGATACTACAAAAATGCTGGACAGTATagatgttaaaaaaagaaacacagaAGTATCTAATTCTCATTTTCAAGTACTATCAACAACCACTAAATCGTCTTTAGATACCTTAGTGAACGATATAAAAGATTCGTTGAAACTGCTGGAAGGGATACCCGCGGATGTGTTCAGTCCTATCTGTTACCAAAAATTGTTTGCacagttaaaaacaaaacaagggaCAAATGTAATGATTTACCATTGCACATCATTGATCCAATATGTTACTTCATTGGCAGAGCATGTGATAAAGCTTCAAAGTTCCCTTTTGTTATGCACTGACATTGATTTGACGTTTGCCACAATTGTATATAAATGTTATTTGCTCTTATTAAACATTGCGGCATATAAATTTAAGGTGTCAAAACTCCCAGGTGTAAACATGCAGTGTTCAGTCACCAATAACCGTAAAAATTTGAGAAAgagatataattttgttttcttaaatCCAGGAACTTGCTTGCATGCAGTGATTGATATCAGCAAGCTTAGTCTTAACAACTACATTCAGGAATTAGCAAAAACGCAAAGTTTTTCATTAGCAGAAAAACTAAGTAATGCTTCATCGAATTCTGTGTTTAAAATTGTGACTATCAACAAGCATGCTGAAACTTTTACAACCAATGAACAAGTTAAAGAAATTAGATATAACGGTGTTTTACCGGAAACCGAAAGTTTAAGATATAACCCAGAAAATTGTACCAAACTGTTGAAGaagtattatttaaaaattctttcagaCGTCCAACATGGTTTTTCCCAATTATTAAGTGAGATTATGGAACTTAATAACAACATTTTAAGGAAAAACACACATCTGCTGTTTAAACCAACTCCCTTTCATGATGGTATATCAGGTTTTAGAAAACTTGGTAATAAGAGATTGTTTTGTTGGGAAACGAGTATTGGTCCTGTGCAACAAGAATATATATATGACCAATATGCTACAACATTGTGGAAAACTGTAAAAGAGAAAATTACGACAGCTTATGTTAGTGCATGTATGAACTGTGAGAAGAGTTACTTAAATGGGCAAAATAATTTCAAGCTCAGAAAGGCTGAAAAAGATTTAGTGCGGCATGTCACAGCAAAGTTAGACAGTG cCAATGTATCACATCTTTTTCTGGAAGTTCTGTCCGTACTTTCTTTCAACATGTCTACCATTTATAATCTTCAGCAATGGGATGCAG GATTATCAAAAACGATGTCTGTATTTTTGAAGGATCGATTTCGTTATACTGATGGAGATTCAGGAAGTGCAAGCAGCCAAACTGTTCAACACGTTCTTAAATTTCAATTCGTTTTACTAAAAGATCAAATTGCAGACTTAAAAAAGGAGGGGCAGTGCTCCTGGAAAGAAACTGGCAATAATGTTGTTGACCTGCAAAATTTACTACTTCAGCCCCTAAGGACATCTTGTGCATTTCTGAACTTTTGTCTTTTCACAAAGCGTAAGCAGTTTCTGTCGTCAGCCTCATGGGAGCAGTTTTTTGTAGTATCGGCGGTTGATATAAATAAGATTGTTTACTATGGTGAATTGACTATAAACGCTGTTGAAGAATTATTGGAAAGTGAGGAAGAAAATGAATTTCCAGAAATATTGAACCGCTGGAAG ACGTTTGAAGAGAATAGTTTAAAAATGATGGCAAAATCGATAGGTTGTAGGTCACAAAGTGTTTGGCAACAACATATGCCTTCTAAAAAGATCTGGAGAAGAAGAGGATCCA GTACACTAGCTTATCAAGCCAGCCCATACATCAACGTTGCTATTCAAAGCGTGTTTGCGCCATTTATGGCAAGCCTAAGCTGTTTGTCAAGAGATCAATCCATTGATGTCATTTGCAGATGCGTGCAGGTTTTCATTAAAACTTGGATGGAGCATATATTAAATGAACAGATACCATTCAG CCGATTTGGAGCTACTCAACTTGACTTTGATTTTCTCCACTTTCTTCGATGGTTTGAACAAGATTGTTTTGATTTCTCGTTGGAAGAATTGAGCGAAATTCACGACGTACCTGTGATAGCAGACATGAAATCCGCCATCTTGCTTCTTTCCTGTCAACCTCCAAGTAAAAGAAACATACAAGACGAGCAGCTGCTACTTAGTCTTAATTCGGCTTCTAATAACCTTGCCTCGTCCACGTCCGCAATCTCGCAGGTTTCTATTG GATCTCTCACTGGTAACCAGTACGATGAAATTATCCAAGATGTCCACCTACATGATAAAGAAAGATGGTTAGCTTTACGGGTTAAAGGTGGCAATCTCTCTAAGAAGGGCTTTCTCTGCGTTGGTTGA